The Niastella koreensis GR20-10 genome includes a window with the following:
- a CDS encoding serine hydrolase, whose protein sequence is MKKHLILLTAFFLFIANLFAQEPPSFIKDSLDTYVQRALNDWKIPGVAVCVVKDGKVAVMKAYGVKEMGTTNKVDENTLFMIGSNTKAFTATALAMLAADEKLSLDDHVIKWLPDFKLYDPWVTKEANIRDLLCHRLGFETFQGDFMFFDSDLTLAEVREKFGRLKPNYSFRSRWGYTNAAFMTAGEIIPHVTGKSWAAFLKDSLFTPLGMTNTLALASEMKVAANRATAHTLVNGVLQKTRYGNIDALAPAGSVSSSINDMSHWVISLLNKGKCNGKEVIPAAAIEQTRIPHSVFGNGGYPFRKSHFSLYGLGWFLSDYSGRKIVSHTGGVNGFLTSVMLVPEENLGIIVLTNSDDNRFFTSLPDEILDAYLGLPYNNYSQEALAADRADKKEEANWLAEKKKDIAKNARFRLPLATYVGNYEHEVYGKMTIREENQQLVARFEHHKRCYAVLESIDDAHFLATFNDPIYGINEWRFNLYDSGVKSVTVTVAKFIEFTPYEFYKK, encoded by the coding sequence ATGAAAAAGCACCTCATCCTGCTTACAGCTTTTTTCCTCTTTATTGCCAACCTGTTTGCACAGGAGCCGCCTTCGTTTATAAAAGACAGCCTGGATACATATGTACAACGGGCATTGAATGACTGGAAAATTCCCGGCGTAGCCGTATGCGTGGTGAAAGATGGAAAAGTGGCGGTGATGAAAGCCTATGGGGTTAAAGAAATGGGAACCACTAACAAGGTAGATGAAAATACCTTGTTTATGATCGGCTCCAATACAAAGGCCTTTACCGCTACCGCACTGGCTATGCTGGCGGCTGATGAGAAATTATCATTAGACGATCACGTTATAAAATGGCTGCCCGATTTTAAATTATACGATCCCTGGGTTACCAAAGAAGCCAATATCCGCGACCTGCTTTGTCATCGCCTGGGTTTTGAAACTTTCCAGGGCGATTTTATGTTTTTCGATTCAGACCTCACCCTGGCTGAAGTACGTGAAAAATTCGGCCGCTTAAAGCCTAACTATAGTTTTCGCAGCCGTTGGGGCTATACCAATGCGGCCTTTATGACCGCAGGTGAAATTATACCGCATGTAACCGGAAAATCCTGGGCTGCGTTTCTTAAGGACAGCCTGTTTACTCCACTCGGCATGACCAATACATTGGCCCTTGCCAGTGAGATGAAAGTGGCAGCCAACAGAGCAACCGCACACACGCTTGTAAATGGCGTATTGCAGAAAACCCGTTATGGAAACATCGATGCCCTGGCGCCGGCGGGTAGCGTTTCATCCAGCATAAACGACATGAGCCATTGGGTTATATCGCTGTTGAATAAAGGAAAATGCAACGGTAAAGAGGTTATACCGGCAGCAGCTATTGAACAAACCCGCATACCGCACTCTGTTTTTGGTAATGGCGGCTATCCGTTCAGAAAATCCCATTTTTCATTATATGGACTTGGCTGGTTTTTGTCTGATTACAGTGGAAGAAAAATAGTGTCCCATACGGGTGGGGTAAACGGCTTTTTAACAAGCGTAATGCTTGTACCTGAAGAAAACCTGGGCATTATTGTGTTGACAAATTCAGATGACAACAGGTTTTTTACCTCGCTGCCAGATGAGATCCTGGATGCATACCTCGGCTTACCATATAATAATTACAGCCAGGAAGCTCTTGCCGCCGACAGGGCCGATAAAAAGGAGGAAGCAAATTGGCTGGCTGAAAAGAAAAAGGACATAGCTAAAAATGCCAGGTTCCGCTTGCCATTAGCTACTTATGTGGGCAATTATGAACACGAAGTATACGGTAAAATGACCATCAGGGAAGAAAATCAACAGCTGGTAGCACGCTTTGAACACCATAAGAGATGTTATGCTGTATTGGAATCAATAGATGATGCGCATTTTCTTGCTACGTTTAATGACCCCATCTACGGAATAAATGAATGGAGATTCAACTTGTATGATTCCGGAGTAAAATCGGTAACAGTTACAGTAGCCAAATTTATTGAGTTCACTCCGTATGAGTTTTATAAAAAGTAA
- a CDS encoding carboxypeptidase-like regulatory domain-containing protein: MTLKRYIILILLASGSLAGFGQLQVQVRGKVFDMTQQVPLVSVSVQSTGGSGTVTDSLGRYTIYAKESDSIWFSYLGKGTPKYPVVAIPNQQNFEISLHVNVTELKPIMVKPRNYHLDSIANREEYAKVFNYKKPGLGIVQPTTQNAAVGVDLDQLVDVFNFKKNRRMANFRDRLMAEEKEKYIEHRFSRALVIRLTQLKGADLDTFMVRYKPDLVLVENATDYELQSYIKQCYDKYMKWKEVMGELRKQDN; encoded by the coding sequence TTGACTTTAAAACGGTACATAATTTTAATCTTACTGGCATCCGGATCCCTCGCAGGCTTTGGTCAATTGCAGGTTCAGGTTCGGGGTAAAGTGTTCGACATGACCCAGCAGGTGCCCCTGGTATCAGTAAGTGTGCAAAGTACCGGCGGATCAGGTACCGTAACCGACTCGTTGGGGCGATATACTATCTATGCAAAGGAATCTGATTCAATCTGGTTTTCTTACCTGGGCAAGGGTACCCCCAAATACCCTGTTGTAGCCATACCCAATCAACAGAACTTCGAGATCTCCCTGCACGTAAATGTAACGGAGCTGAAGCCCATTATGGTAAAACCACGCAATTACCACCTCGACTCTATTGCCAACCGCGAAGAATACGCCAAAGTTTTCAACTATAAAAAACCCGGACTGGGCATTGTTCAGCCCACTACGCAAAATGCGGCTGTGGGTGTTGACCTTGATCAGCTGGTTGATGTGTTCAACTTTAAAAAGAACCGGCGCATGGCCAACTTCCGCGACCGGTTAATGGCCGAAGAAAAAGAGAAATACATCGAACACCGCTTCAGCCGGGCACTCGTTATCCGGCTCACCCAGCTCAAAGGCGCCGACCTGGATACTTTTATGGTCCGGTACAAACCCGATCTCGTGCTTGTTGAAAACGCTACCGACTACGAGCTGCAATCCTATATTAAGCAGTGTTATGATAAATATATGAAGTGGAAAGAAGTGATGGGAGAGCTGAGGAAGCAGGATAATTAA
- a CDS encoding TMEM175 family protein: MNPLHNELKKEFQLERMILFSDAVFAIAITLLAIELKVPVIVTGITDHKLAESLNEMIPKFIGFLISFFIIGQYWTIHHRLFGFVVNYNLRLMWLNLVFLLAVVLMPFTSAFYSEYITYYLKIPSIFYIINICFLGFMNYLMWRYVSNPKHALSEGLVKPVANYYSMRAIAVPIIFLLMALMFLISPHVAIWMPAIIPPVIGLLSKYYKKRIIFSVNK; the protein is encoded by the coding sequence ATGAACCCACTGCACAACGAGCTGAAAAAGGAATTTCAACTCGAACGGATGATCTTATTCAGCGATGCCGTATTTGCTATCGCTATCACTTTACTGGCCATTGAATTAAAGGTACCGGTTATCGTAACCGGTATTACCGATCACAAACTGGCCGAAAGCCTCAATGAAATGATCCCGAAATTCATTGGCTTTCTCATCAGCTTCTTTATTATTGGCCAGTACTGGACCATTCACCATCGCCTGTTTGGCTTTGTAGTAAATTATAATCTGCGGTTAATGTGGTTGAACCTGGTATTTTTACTGGCAGTTGTATTAATGCCGTTCACCAGTGCATTTTACAGCGAATACATAACTTATTATTTAAAAATTCCGTCCATATTCTATATCATAAACATTTGTTTCCTGGGCTTCATGAATTACCTGATGTGGCGCTATGTAAGCAATCCCAAACATGCATTAAGTGAAGGGCTGGTGAAACCGGTTGCCAACTATTATTCCATGCGGGCCATTGCCGTTCCCATCATTTTTTTATTAATGGCGCTGATGTTTTTAATTAGCCCGCATGTAGCCATCTGGATGCCGGCCATTATACCGCCGGTGATCGGGCTGCTTAGCAAGTACTATAAAAAAAGAATAATCTTCAGTGTAAACAAATAA
- a CDS encoding c-type cytochrome codes for MIDHRATVKRILISALFFLLLSVGNKLSAQDGKVIFQNTCASCHSVFKDLTGPALGGVTSRGPWTDRKKLYEWVHNPSKFMTTDPYTQGLKQKFGITMTAFDGLSTKEIDAVIDYVEKTFKAGPPTTGGTPSSAAGGQVMDEKDNSILYGVLTLILAVVALIMLQVNSNLKKLADDKDGLPAYEPIPFYRNKSYITLLVLVLFVIGGFYIVKGAIGLGRSQNYQPEQPIFYSHKVHAGVNQINCLYCHGGAMEGKHANIPSVNICMNCHMTINEYTGTAGKLFREDGTEVNGTDEIKKIYAAAGWDASKKQYTGETHEIAWTKIHNLPDHVYFNHSQHVNAGKVQCQTCHGEITKMDEVYQFADLSMGWCINCHRTTKVNFGGKNGEDGNKFYSIYKKYHDEIKEGKRDSVTVNDIGGTECQKCHY; via the coding sequence ATGATTGATCATAGAGCAACAGTTAAGCGAATCCTCATCAGTGCATTGTTCTTTTTATTATTGTCGGTCGGAAACAAGTTATCAGCTCAGGACGGGAAGGTCATTTTCCAAAATACGTGTGCTTCCTGTCACTCTGTTTTCAAAGATCTGACTGGCCCTGCATTAGGTGGAGTAACATCACGTGGCCCCTGGACTGACCGTAAAAAGCTTTACGAGTGGGTTCATAATCCGTCAAAGTTTATGACTACAGACCCTTATACCCAAGGTCTGAAGCAGAAGTTTGGCATTACAATGACTGCATTCGATGGGTTATCGACAAAAGAGATCGATGCCGTTATCGACTACGTAGAGAAAACATTTAAAGCCGGACCTCCAACAACAGGAGGTACCCCAAGTAGCGCCGCCGGCGGACAGGTTATGGATGAGAAAGACAATTCTATCCTGTATGGTGTATTAACGCTGATCCTTGCAGTAGTAGCCCTGATTATGCTGCAGGTGAACAGTAATCTTAAAAAACTGGCCGATGATAAAGATGGTCTCCCTGCTTACGAGCCCATCCCATTCTATCGCAACAAGTCGTACATCACTTTATTAGTACTGGTCCTGTTTGTAATAGGCGGTTTTTATATAGTGAAAGGCGCTATCGGTTTAGGCCGCAGCCAGAACTACCAGCCAGAGCAACCTATTTTCTACTCACATAAAGTACACGCCGGTGTAAACCAGATCAACTGTCTGTATTGCCACGGTGGCGCCATGGAAGGCAAACATGCCAATATTCCTTCAGTGAATATTTGTATGAACTGTCACATGACCATCAACGAATACACAGGTACTGCAGGTAAACTGTTCCGTGAAGACGGTACAGAGGTGAATGGTACAGACGAGATCAAAAAGATCTACGCAGCTGCCGGTTGGGATGCTTCTAAAAAGCAATACACAGGTGAAACCCATGAAATTGCATGGACTAAAATTCACAACCTGCCCGACCACGTATACTTTAACCACTCACAGCACGTGAATGCCGGTAAAGTACAGTGTCAAACCTGCCATGGTGAGATCACCAAAATGGATGAAGTATACCAGTTTGCTGACTTAAGCATGGGCTGGTGTATCAACTGTCACCGTACTACTAAAGTTAACTTTGGTGGCAAAAACGGCGAAGATGGCAACAAGTTCTACAGCATCTATAAGAAATATCACGACGAGATCAAAGAAGGTAAAAGAGACAGTGTAACTGTAAATGATATCGGCGGTACAGAGTGTCAAAAATGTCACTACTAG
- the nrfD gene encoding NrfD/PsrC family molybdoenzyme membrane anchor subunit — protein sequence MSLIRYESQVRPPLVDNNKDYHQVTEDIVRPIESAPSRLWWTGFLISVALLCFGVFSIYREVTYGVGQWNLNKTIGWGWDITNFVWWVGIGHAGTLISAILLLFRQGWRTGVNRAAEAMTIFAVMCAGQFPIWHMGRVWMAFFVLPYANTRGPLWVNFNSPLLWDVFAISTYFTVSLLFWYSGLLPDLATVRDRAKLKWRKYMYGLLSFGWTGSTKHWQRHESLSLVLAGMSTPLVLSVHTVVSFDFATSVIPGWHTTIFPPYFVAGAIFSGFAMVQTLLLISRKVLKLEDYITIEHIEVMNKVIVLTGSIVGIAYLTELFISWYGQNPNEGWAFAQNRVNLFSPYGWSYWLMMGCNVISPQIFWFRKLRRNIVVTFFMSVIVNIGMWFERFVIIVTSIYRDYLPSSWATYYRPTIWEVGFYLGTFGLFFTCYFLFSKFFPIIAVAEIKHILKKNGDSYKKNMYQYEKVSVDEFYHETHAEHH from the coding sequence ATGTCATTAATTAGATACGAATCGCAAGTAAGACCGCCGCTGGTAGATAACAACAAAGATTATCATCAGGTAACGGAAGATATTGTGCGGCCTATTGAATCGGCACCTTCCCGCCTTTGGTGGACTGGTTTCCTTATCTCGGTTGCATTGTTGTGTTTTGGTGTTTTTTCTATCTACCGCGAGGTTACCTATGGTGTTGGCCAATGGAACCTGAATAAAACGATCGGTTGGGGCTGGGACATCACCAACTTCGTATGGTGGGTGGGTATCGGTCACGCCGGTACACTGATCTCGGCGATCCTGTTGCTGTTCCGCCAGGGATGGAGAACAGGGGTGAACCGCGCTGCTGAAGCGATGACCATCTTTGCGGTAATGTGCGCTGGTCAGTTCCCGATCTGGCACATGGGTCGTGTGTGGATGGCCTTCTTCGTATTACCTTACGCCAATACCCGCGGTCCTTTATGGGTGAACTTTAACTCACCCCTATTATGGGACGTATTCGCGATCTCTACATACTTCACTGTATCATTGTTATTCTGGTACTCTGGTCTGTTACCTGACCTGGCTACCGTACGTGACCGCGCCAAATTGAAATGGCGTAAATACATGTACGGCCTGCTGTCATTTGGCTGGACCGGTTCTACCAAACACTGGCAACGCCACGAAAGCTTATCACTGGTATTGGCCGGTATGAGTACACCGCTGGTATTGTCAGTACACACGGTGGTATCTTTCGACTTCGCTACCTCGGTAATTCCCGGATGGCACACTACCATCTTCCCCCCTTACTTCGTTGCAGGCGCCATCTTCTCTGGCTTTGCGATGGTGCAAACACTGTTACTCATCAGCCGCAAAGTGCTGAAGCTGGAAGATTACATTACCATCGAGCACATTGAGGTAATGAACAAAGTAATTGTATTAACCGGTTCAATTGTGGGTATTGCCTACTTAACCGAGTTGTTTATATCATGGTATGGTCAGAACCCGAACGAAGGATGGGCCTTTGCGCAAAACCGCGTGAACCTGTTCAGCCCCTACGGTTGGAGCTACTGGCTGATGATGGGTTGTAACGTAATTTCTCCGCAGATCTTCTGGTTCCGCAAACTGCGTCGTAACATTGTGGTAACCTTCTTCATGTCGGTTATCGTAAACATCGGTATGTGGTTCGAGCGTTTTGTGATCATCGTTACTTCTATCTATCGTGACTACTTACCTAGTAGCTGGGCTACCTACTATCGTCCTACTATCTGGGAAGTTGGTTTCTACCTGGGTACGTTTGGGTTGTTCTTTACCTGCTACTTCCTGTTCTCTAAATTCTTCCCGATAATTGCGGTGGCTGAGATCAAACACATTCTGAAAAAGAATGGTGATAGCTATAAGAAGAACATGTACCAGTATGAGAAAGTTAGTGTGGATGAGTTTTATCACGAAACACATGCAGAACACCACTAA
- a CDS encoding phosphoribosylglycinamide formyltransferase, with amino-acid sequence MQTINVAIFASGAGSNAQKLIDYFRQHTQIKIALIVCNKPGAGVLTIAQNEKIPSLLIEKEQFFRGNAYVEELKQHNVDFIVLAGFLWKVPVQLVKAFPQRIINIHPALLPNYGGKGMYGRFVHEAVIAAKETESGISIHYVDELYDHGLLIFQARCTIEPGDTPDSLAQKIHSLEHEHYPLIVEKVIGELQNRVK; translated from the coding sequence ATGCAGACTATTAACGTAGCCATCTTTGCATCGGGGGCCGGGTCGAATGCTCAAAAGCTGATCGATTATTTCAGGCAGCACACCCAAATTAAAATAGCATTAATCGTTTGCAACAAACCAGGCGCTGGCGTATTAACAATTGCCCAAAATGAAAAAATTCCTTCTTTGTTAATAGAGAAAGAACAATTCTTTAGAGGCAATGCCTACGTCGAGGAACTTAAACAACATAATGTTGATTTTATTGTATTGGCCGGATTTTTATGGAAAGTTCCTGTTCAATTAGTTAAAGCCTTCCCCCAGCGTATTATTAATATCCACCCCGCCCTGTTGCCAAACTATGGGGGCAAAGGCATGTATGGCCGTTTTGTTCATGAGGCCGTGATAGCAGCCAAAGAAACCGAAAGCGGCATCAGCATCCACTACGTGGATGAATTATATGACCACGGTCTGTTGATCTTCCAGGCCCGCTGTACCATTGAACCCGGCGATACACCCGATTCCCTGGCGCAAAAGATCCACTCCCTGGAACATGAGCACTATCCCCTTATTGTAGAAAAGGTGATTGGAGAACTGCAAAATCGTGTTAAATAA
- a CDS encoding serine hydrolase domain-containing protein, whose amino-acid sequence MRQFVSTIALFLLAAVSFSQTAHPVLTLAATPEAGGFSSKRLTRIDTVLKEYVDKGRMNGAVAMIVHDGKIVYYKNFGYNDLDTKAPLQKDAIFRIASQTKAITSVGIMMLFEEGKFMLDDPISQYIPEFKNPKVLDKYNKADTTYTTVPAKREITIRDLLTHTSGLGYAQIGSTEAKNIYYKAGVVGGIGIPEFKLADKMKVLGGLPLFHQPGEKWTYGLNDDVLGYLIEIVSGTSLKDFFQKRIFEPLGMKDTYFYLPENKKGRLAMLYTEDSIKQLAKMPEKLSLYGDMYRDYPKMNGTYYSGGAGLSSTVYDYAIFLQMLLNGGEYNGKRLLSHNSVRMMTMNQIGDISRGPNKFGLGFGITTEKGSAVLPTQEGTFEWGGMFATTYWVDPKEKLVALIYRNIWPTSWGNLGNLYKVLVYQAMNY is encoded by the coding sequence ATGAGACAGTTCGTTAGTACAATAGCTCTATTCCTGCTCGCTGCCGTTTCCTTTTCCCAAACCGCCCATCCGGTACTCACCCTGGCGGCTACGCCCGAAGCCGGTGGTTTTTCGTCAAAACGGTTAACCCGCATCGATACTGTACTGAAAGAATATGTTGATAAAGGCCGGATGAACGGAGCAGTAGCCATGATCGTTCATGATGGCAAGATCGTATATTATAAAAACTTTGGCTATAACGACCTCGATACAAAAGCCCCGCTTCAAAAAGATGCCATCTTTCGCATTGCCTCCCAAACAAAAGCCATTACCAGTGTAGGCATAATGATGTTGTTTGAGGAAGGTAAATTCATGCTGGATGACCCTATTTCCCAATACATACCCGAATTCAAAAACCCTAAAGTATTAGATAAATACAATAAGGCTGATACAACGTATACCACCGTTCCGGCTAAAAGAGAGATCACCATCCGCGACCTGCTCACCCATACCAGCGGTTTGGGTTATGCCCAGATAGGCAGTACCGAAGCCAAAAATATTTATTATAAAGCCGGCGTTGTGGGAGGTATCGGCATCCCCGAATTTAAACTGGCCGATAAAATGAAGGTCCTGGGCGGCTTGCCCCTGTTTCACCAGCCCGGTGAAAAATGGACCTATGGCCTGAACGATGATGTATTGGGTTACCTGATTGAAATAGTATCGGGCACGAGCCTGAAAGACTTTTTTCAAAAACGCATCTTCGAGCCACTGGGCATGAAGGATACTTATTTCTATTTGCCTGAGAATAAGAAGGGCAGACTGGCCATGCTATACACCGAAGACAGCATTAAACAACTGGCAAAAATGCCGGAAAAATTAAGCTTATATGGAGATATGTACCGCGATTATCCCAAAATGAATGGCACCTACTATTCAGGCGGGGCCGGTCTTTCTTCAACCGTATATGACTATGCCATCTTCTTACAAATGCTGCTCAATGGCGGCGAATACAATGGCAAGCGCTTGTTGAGCCATAACAGCGTGCGGATGATGACGATGAACCAGATCGGCGACATTAGCCGCGGGCCCAACAAATTCGGGCTGGGCTTTGGCATTACCACCGAAAAAGGCAGTGCCGTATTGCCTACCCAGGAAGGCACCTTCGAATGGGGCGGCATGTTTGCCACCACCTATTGGGTTGATCCCAAAGAAAAACTGGTTGCATTAATTTACCGTAATATCTGGCCCACCAGCTGGGGCAACCTGGGTAACCTGTACAAAGTGCTTGTGTACCAGGCCATGAACTATTAA
- a CDS encoding TAT-variant-translocated molybdopterin oxidoreductase — MANKKYWQSFGELNNSEAYEKSISNEFKEELPFESADKKGLDVSPASRRDFLKYLGFSTAAAIVAASCETKVRKAIPYVNKPQDMVPGVADYYATTYVSGGESIPVVAKVRDGRPIKLEGNTLSTFSKGGSSARMQASVLDLYDTARLKSPFANNSSTSFDAIDRDIKGALAGAGNLVLLTSTITSPSAKQVIAEFLAKYPGSKHVQFDAVSYTGMLLANEATFGKRAIPSYNFDNAQTIVSLGADFLCTWLSPVEFQHGYSKKRKVNEKNLEMSKHFQFESMMSTTGASADERFVHRPSEAGIVAAALLSAVNGQGAAGVSGKLKTGIEKAAKELLANKGKALVVSGSNNTQVQIIVNAINEAIGAYGSTISWASPILMHQGIDSEMVSLVQDMTQGKVGALLIYGANPAYEYFDSESFKKGLQSVKLTVSFNDRKDETTQLCKYVVPAPHFLESWGDAEPKAGFVSLMQPTINPLFITRPFEETLLKWAGNTTPWDVYLKNYWIAKLGSQATFDKALQDGVIESAAAEAAATFNGAPVGQAVAAANGMKKAGEYEVVVYQKVGVGAGKQPNNPWLLELPDPITRVSWDNYAVISPALAKKFDIDLNDRRSADKYEVEVMKPVIKVKVRGKEVELPIIVIPGTQENTIAIAVGYGRDKGVGRSVAASDGAEGTLGKNAYPFLSFNGSTIEWNGVAEMQPTDKTYKIAQGQTHNSYEGREGVVREVTFEEYKKEPNVILHEREEELKKYGGIENFRQDGTIYPTFDYPGIRWGMSIDLNSCFGCGACVVACHIENNVPIVGKHEVARYHDMHWLRIDRYFSGNPNDAESIQTVFQPMLCQHCDNAPCENVCPVAATHHSSEGINMMAYNRCIGTRYCANNCPYKVRRFNWADYTGADSFPDNQQPLVDEGKLDDVVLMMNDDLTRMVLNPDVTVRSRGVMEKCSFCVQRTQAGKLEAKKQNRPLENDDVKTACQQACSADAIVFGNANDSKSLVSQVRQQNKSRLYHALEETHTMPNVNYLAKVRNTAEISNEGVLGTIIGGNHTEAPAEAAPAEHKG, encoded by the coding sequence ATGGCTAATAAAAAGTACTGGCAGAGTTTCGGAGAGCTCAATAACAGTGAGGCCTATGAAAAGTCCATTTCAAACGAGTTCAAAGAAGAATTGCCGTTTGAAAGTGCAGATAAAAAAGGATTGGATGTTAGTCCAGCTTCACGTAGAGACTTTTTGAAATATCTCGGTTTTAGTACAGCAGCGGCAATCGTTGCGGCCAGTTGCGAAACTAAAGTTAGAAAGGCGATCCCATATGTGAACAAGCCACAGGATATGGTGCCTGGTGTTGCTGATTACTATGCTACTACTTATGTAAGTGGCGGTGAATCAATACCGGTTGTTGCCAAAGTGCGTGATGGACGCCCCATTAAATTAGAAGGTAATACCCTGTCTACATTCAGCAAAGGCGGTTCTTCTGCCCGGATGCAGGCATCGGTTCTTGACTTATATGATACAGCCCGGTTAAAAAGCCCGTTTGCCAATAACTCTTCTACCAGCTTCGATGCTATCGATCGCGATATCAAAGGTGCACTGGCAGGCGCCGGCAACCTGGTTTTATTAACTTCTACCATTACTTCGCCTTCTGCGAAACAGGTAATTGCAGAATTCCTGGCTAAATATCCCGGTAGCAAACACGTTCAGTTCGATGCAGTTTCTTACACCGGTATGTTACTGGCTAACGAAGCTACTTTCGGCAAACGCGCTATCCCTTCTTACAATTTCGATAACGCTCAAACCATCGTAAGCCTTGGCGCTGACTTCCTTTGTACCTGGTTAAGCCCTGTTGAGTTTCAACATGGCTACAGCAAAAAGCGTAAGGTGAATGAGAAGAACCTGGAAATGAGCAAACACTTCCAGTTCGAGAGCATGATGAGCACTACCGGTGCATCTGCCGACGAGCGTTTTGTACACCGCCCATCTGAGGCCGGCATTGTTGCAGCTGCTTTATTAAGCGCTGTAAACGGCCAGGGTGCTGCAGGCGTAAGCGGTAAATTAAAAACAGGCATTGAAAAAGCTGCTAAAGAACTGCTTGCCAATAAAGGCAAAGCCCTGGTTGTTAGCGGCAGCAACAATACACAGGTACAGATCATTGTAAACGCCATTAACGAAGCCATCGGTGCTTACGGTTCTACCATCAGCTGGGCCAGCCCCATCCTGATGCACCAGGGTATTGATAGCGAAATGGTTTCTCTGGTTCAGGATATGACACAAGGCAAAGTAGGAGCCCTGCTCATCTACGGCGCCAATCCTGCTTACGAATACTTCGATTCAGAAAGTTTCAAAAAAGGGTTGCAATCAGTTAAGCTGACTGTTTCTTTCAACGACAGAAAGGACGAAACAACCCAATTGTGTAAATACGTTGTACCAGCTCCTCACTTCCTCGAAAGCTGGGGCGATGCAGAACCAAAAGCTGGTTTTGTGAGCCTGATGCAACCTACCATCAACCCGCTCTTCATCACAAGACCTTTTGAGGAAACATTACTGAAATGGGCTGGTAATACCACTCCATGGGATGTATATCTCAAAAACTACTGGATAGCCAAATTAGGCAGCCAGGCTACTTTTGATAAAGCATTGCAGGATGGCGTAATTGAATCAGCTGCTGCTGAAGCTGCTGCTACTTTCAATGGCGCTCCTGTAGGCCAGGCAGTTGCTGCTGCCAATGGCATGAAGAAAGCTGGTGAATACGAAGTAGTGGTTTACCAGAAAGTAGGTGTTGGCGCCGGTAAACAACCGAACAACCCATGGTTGCTCGAGTTGCCCGATCCTATCACCCGCGTAAGCTGGGATAACTACGCAGTTATTTCTCCTGCACTGGCTAAGAAATTCGACATCGACCTGAACGACAGAAGATCTGCCGACAAGTACGAGGTTGAGGTAATGAAGCCCGTAATTAAAGTAAAAGTTCGCGGTAAAGAAGTTGAACTTCCAATCATAGTAATACCTGGTACACAGGAAAACACCATCGCCATAGCTGTAGGTTATGGCCGTGATAAAGGTGTTGGCCGTTCAGTAGCTGCTTCTGATGGCGCTGAAGGTACCTTAGGTAAAAACGCCTACCCATTCTTAAGCTTCAATGGCTCTACCATTGAGTGGAATGGCGTGGCAGAAATGCAACCCACTGATAAGACTTACAAAATTGCTCAGGGACAAACACACAACAGCTACGAAGGCCGTGAAGGTGTTGTTCGTGAAGTGACTTTTGAAGAATATAAGAAAGAGCCCAATGTAATTCTTCATGAAAGAGAAGAAGAACTGAAGAAGTACGGCGGCATTGAAAATTTCAGACAGGATGGTACCATCTATCCTACCTTCGACTATCCCGGCATCAGATGGGGTATGAGTATTGACCTGAACAGTTGTTTTGGTTGCGGCGCCTGTGTGGTAGCCTGTCACATCGAGAACAACGTTCCGATCGTAGGTAAGCACGAGGTAGCGCGTTACCATGATATGCACTGGTTGCGTATCGACCGTTACTTCAGTGGTAACCCTAATGATGCAGAAAGTATTCAAACTGTGTTCCAGCCAATGCTGTGTCAACATTGCGACAACGCGCCTTGCGAAAACGTTTGTCCGGTTGCCGCAACACACCACAGCAGCGAAGGCATAAATATGATGGCTTATAACCGTTGTATCGGAACCCGTTATTGCGCTAACAACTGTCCTTATAAAGTACGTCGTTTCAACTGGGCCGATTACACTGGCGCAGACAGCTTCCCTGACAACCAGCAACCGCTTGTTGATGAGGGTAAACTGGACGATGTAGTTCTGATGATGAACGATGACCTTACCCGCATGGTACTGAACCCTGATGTTACAGTACGCAGCCGTGGTGTAATGGAAAAATGTTCATTCTGTGTTCAAAGAACTCAGGCTGGTAAACTGGAAGCTAAAAAGCAAAATCGTCCTTTAGAGAACGATGATGTGAAAACAGCTTGTCAGCAGGCTTGTTCGGCAGATGCCATCGTGTTTGGTAATGCCAACGACAGCAAAAGCTTAGTGAGCCAGGTGCGTCAGCAAAACAAATCACGTTTGTACCACGCACTGGAAGAAACGCACACTATGCCTAACGTAAACTACCTGGCCAAGGTTAGAAACACAGCCGAGATCAGCAATGAAGGTGTACTGGGTACCATCATAGGTGGTAACCACACTGAAGCACCTGCAGAAGCTGCACCTGCTGAACACAAAGGATAA